The sequence GATTATGAGGATCTTTTTAGTTCGGGAAGCGCGCTTGAATTTGCCGTTGAAGACAAAAAGGAAATGAAGGACTTGATTGACGCTTTGACCCTGGTTCTTGAGCGTCACCGAGTTTCACAGGATTTACTTAAAGCCCATTTTGGAAGTTCGGCGCGTGCCACCAATATTTTGTCTCTGATGGAAGTCAAAGAATTCATCAAGAAACCGGAGGGAACAAACCGATGGGAAATTAATTTCGATCTCATCGAAGATTTCCTCGGAAAAGTGAATTTGGTCCCTGAATCGGAAGGAATGCCGGAATGAACCGGCTTTTTCGCTTGAAAGTTTGGAGAGGAATACCGTTTTTCTTCTCTGGATTGTTGGTGTTAATAGTCCTTAAATCTTCAGCTGGGGCCGCCACTGATTTGGGGCGGGTTCTGCTGGAACTTGAGAATCGGGAAAAGACCATGACGTCTTTGAGTTTTGATTTTTCTCAAGAAGTTGAATTTACTCAGATGAACAATAAATCTTTTCTTTCAGGGCATGCGCTTTTTGGAAAAGGGGGGAAATTGCGTATCTCCAAAGTAACCCCCGAAAAACAAGTCACCATTTCAGATGGTAAAAAGGTATGGGTGTATAATCCATCCGCCAAACAAGTCTGGGAAGGCGGGGCGAAAAAATGGATGGAGTCCTCTCAACTTCCCAAGGGGTTGTTAACATTTAATAATTATGTCGCGGACCTTAAAAAGAATTTCGATCTTAAACTGGTTGATGAGGCAGCGGGTGAACCCCATCAAGTGGGTATTGACGCTACTCCCAAAAACAAAAACCTTGGATATACCATGAGGCTCATCATTTCCACAGATCTATGGCTTCCGATAAAAACTCTCTATTTATCGGAAACCGCCCATGTGGAAACACGGTTGTCCCAACACCAGATTAATCCGAAAGTGGCTGTATCCGATTTTAAATTCTCCGCGCCGGCCGGTGTGGATATCATTCCGTTTAACTGAGGACAAATTTTCCCCATGAGCGAAACAGAAACCAAATCAGAAATAACAGCGCCTTTATCAAAAGGCGAAGTAATAGAAAAAATTGGACAGGCTTTACGGGAACGGCGAACCGCTCGGTCGCTTTCTCTTGAGAAGGTTTCACAAGTCATTAAAATTCGTCTTCCTTACTTAGAGGCCTTGGAAGGAGGGACCTGGAGTGAGTTGCCAGGAGAAGTATTTGTTCGAGGGTTTATACGAAGATACGCCAATTATCTGGGATTGGACGGCGATAAATTGATAGCGCCCTATCTGGCCCTCTGTGAGTCGCCCGTTGAAGCCAAGGCGCCAACCCCTTCCGATACCTCCGCCGAATTTCGTCGAAGCCATTTTATATGGGGTTTTTTGGGGGTCCTGGTCATCATCGGTTTTCTCAAAGTTCTAAAAACCGACCAGGGGTCATCGGTCAAGCCCGTTTCCCCCGCCACCGTTTCACAAAACCAAACCACCCCTCCTCCGGCCGCCTCTGTTCCCACCGTTGCCCAAAAAACTGAGGAGGCGAAACCAATTGCCCCGCTAACCCATCGTCTTGATATATTTTCTCCCTTCCCGCTCTGGCTTCGGGTCAATGCGAAGGACAAAAGTTTTGAAGGATTCATTCCTCAATCGGTCGCTTGGAATTGGTCAGGCGAGGGTCCCTTCTCCATTCGACTGGGCCACACCAAAGAGGTGCAATTGTCATTTGACGGGAAACCTGTTGCTCTGCAGGAAGGTCAAATGAAGCTGACGTTGCCTCTCGAATGAAAATCAATCTGCCAACACAGCTTACGCTGCTGCGTCTTATTCTAATTCCCTTTTTTCTGATTTTTACAATCAACGATAACCTGGTCACGCGTATCGCCGCGTTGATTATTTTTATTGGCGCCAGCATCACGGACCTTTATGACGGTAAACTGGCTCGCGATCGGGGTGAAGTCACAACACTCGGTATTTTTCTCGACCCTCTGGCAGACAAGTTCCTGATTGCTTCCGCTTTTGTGGCCTTCGTTCAATTGTCTGATATTTATATTCCAGCCTGGATGGTCATTTTAATTTTGGGGAGAGAATTTTTAATCACCGGTTTGCGGGCCTTGGCCGCCTCTAAAGGGCGTGTACTTCCCGCTCAGCCGGCCGGAAAATTTAAAACCACGTCCCAAATCGTGACGATCATTGTCATTTTGATTATCCTGTGTTTGAACTCTTATTTTGAGCGCTATGGCGGATTTCCCCTGGAGCTGACGCGCCAAGAATCGGTTCTGTCCCTGGTGGTTTGGTTCATGAAAGGGGGCCCCTATTGGTTAACTTTCGGGACCACCTTGCTCACCATTTTTTCCGGCTATCTCTACGTCAGGTCCAACATCGATTTGCTGCATGAAGACGGAAAACCCCACTCCTCATAAACCACGTTCTTTGGGAGATAAGGTGGCGGTCTGTTTGGCCACGGGTTTTTATCTCAGTCTCGTTCCCACCTGGATTCTTCATCAATTCAAACACCACAAAAAGGGTCAATTCCTTAATGAAAAGAAATTGACCGGGGCGGGTCTCGCCGGATCTTTAGAAGGAGCGATAACCTATTACCTGTTGCCTCCCTTTTTGGCCCATGCTTGGTGGGCCATTTTGATCGGTATTGCCTTTTCCGTATGGATTTCTACACGCGCTGAGAAGGTTCTTCAAGTTCATGACGATTCCCGTATCGTCATCGATGAATGGATCGGGGTTTGGGTGGCTTTGTGGGGAGTGGGTCAACAACTCAGCCTTCTTTTTATCGCCACTGTTCTTTTATTCCGTTTTTTTGATGTGATGAAAGGGCCCTTGGGCCGCCGCTTCCAACATTGGCCCGGCGGCTGGGGTGTCTGCATGGACGACATCTACGCCGGCCTCGCCGCCAACCTCACCTGGCGCCTTTCTCTCTTCCTCATTTCGGTGGTCCGTTATTAAGAAAAGATTTTTCCGCGAAGGTTTTAAGTCGATGTCCTCTGGACAGCCTCATCAAGCCCGAGTAGAATCTGCCCGCCTGTTTTCCCTCGAAGACGCGCAAACATAATATCGTCCCTCGCAAGGAGGCCTCATGTCAGTAGTTGAAAAAAAGAAATCGGAACAACCCGTCACAAAAGAAGACAAAGAGCGGTCATTGAAGTTGGCCCTCGCGCAAATCGAAAAGACCTATGGTAAAGAAGCAGTCATGCGTTTGGGGGAAAAAGCCCATGAAAAAATAGAAGTGATACCCACCGGAGCTTTGGCGCTGGACTTGGCCATTGGGGTGGGCGGTATCCCTCGGGGCCGCGTGATTGAGATCTATGGGCCTGAATCATCGGGCAAATCAACGCTCTGTATGAGCATTGTGGCTCAAGCCCAAAAGAGGGGCGGAACCGCGGCTTATATTGATGCCGAACATTCCATGGATCCTGTTTACGCCAAAAAATTGGGCGTCGACATTGATAACTTGCTCATATCCCAGCCGGATTCAGGGGAACAAGCCCTTGAAATCACGGAACAATTGGTTCGCTCTGGCGCGGTCGAGATCATCATCATCGACTCCACGGCGGCCTTGGTTCCTAAGTCTGAAATTGAAGGGGAAATGGGGCAGGCCTCGGTGGGAGTTCAGGCTCGGCTGATGTCTCAGGCTCTGCGCAAGTTAACGGCTCTTCTCAACAAATCCAAAACCACGGTTATTTTCATCAATCAATTGCGTCAAAAAATTGGCGTGATGTATGGCAATCCTGAAACCACTCCAGGCGGCTTGGCGCTGAAGTTTTATGCCAGCGTTCGTTTGGATATTCGACGGGTGGAGGCCATCAAAGAAGGCGAAGTGGTGGTTGGAAACCATGTTCGGGTCAAAGTGGTCAAGAACAAAGTGGCGCCGCCTTTCAGGCAAGCTGAATTCGATATTTATTTCGGCAGCGGAATTGCCCGCGAATCGGGGCTTCTTGAACTGGGCGCTCAAAATGGGGTGGTCGAAAAATCAGGCGCTTGGTATGTGTTCAAGGGTGAAAAATTGGGGCAAGGCCGTGAGAATGCCTCTGATTACTTGAAAGCCAACCCCAAATTGGCCAATGAGATTGAACAAGCCATTCATCAGCAGTTCGCCGCGGCCGAGAAGAAAGAAGCCGACGACAAAGCGACCCAGGTTGAAAAGGCCATTGAATCGGCGAAAGCCAAAGCCGCTGAAACAAAAAAATCGGTGGCTTCGACAGGTAAAAAATAGACCTTCCGAAACTCGTTAACAATTGGCTGGATTATCTTCGCGTCGAGCGCGGTCTCTCACAAAACGCGCTCGACGCGTATGGCCATGATCTGAAGCTTTTTCAAGCCTTTCTCGCCTCCGCCGCAATTTCCCTTGAGGAGGTCAAACCCAACCATATTT is a genomic window of Elusimicrobiota bacterium containing:
- the lolA gene encoding Outer-membrane lipoprotein carrier protein, which gives rise to MNRLFRLKVWRGIPFFFSGLLVLIVLKSSAGAATDLGRVLLELENREKTMTSLSFDFSQEVEFTQMNNKSFLSGHALFGKGGKLRISKVTPEKQVTISDGKKVWVYNPSAKQVWEGGAKKWMESSQLPKGLLTFNNYVADLKKNFDLKLVDEAAGEPHQVGIDATPKNKNLGYTMRLIISTDLWLPIKTLYLSETAHVETRLSQHQINPKVAVSDFKFSAPAGVDIIPFN
- the pgsA_1 gene encoding CDP-diacylglycerol--glycerol-3-phosphate 3-phosphatidyltransferase; amino-acid sequence: MKINLPTQLTLLRLILIPFFLIFTINDNLVTRIAALIIFIGASITDLYDGKLARDRGEVTTLGIFLDPLADKFLIASAFVAFVQLSDIYIPAWMVILILGREFLITGLRALAASKGRVLPAQPAGKFKTTSQIVTIIVILIILCLNSYFERYGGFPLELTRQESVLSLVVWFMKGGPYWLTFGTTLLTIFSGYLYVRSNIDLLHEDGKPHSS
- the recA gene encoding Protein RecA, coding for MSVVEKKKSEQPVTKEDKERSLKLALAQIEKTYGKEAVMRLGEKAHEKIEVIPTGALALDLAIGVGGIPRGRVIEIYGPESSGKSTLCMSIVAQAQKRGGTAAYIDAEHSMDPVYAKKLGVDIDNLLISQPDSGEQALEITEQLVRSGAVEIIIIDSTAALVPKSEIEGEMGQASVGVQARLMSQALRKLTALLNKSKTTVIFINQLRQKIGVMYGNPETTPGGLALKFYASVRLDIRRVEAIKEGEVVVGNHVRVKVVKNKVAPPFRQAEFDIYFGSGIARESGLLELGAQNGVVEKSGAWYVFKGEKLGQGRENASDYLKANPKLANEIEQAIHQQFAAAEKKEADDKATQVEKAIESAKAKAAETKKSVASTGKK